In Methylomonas sp. MK1, the following are encoded in one genomic region:
- a CDS encoding potassium channel family protein: protein MKNVAVFGYNRLSFEAISRLDKELYQITVIDHDPAKATLARENGFETANIDFRSDDDLKLIGIGAHIDTLFCFFDTDSENVFLTLSARALDKQLNIVAIVDSPESAEKLLAAGANKIIDPYEICGRKIHDMLKRPDINDIFDHTVFGRHDLHLAEVTIPENSYLENTHVTELQLSSQYNLILIGIVNKQVSEQLHFVVEEFDRRLSVGDILVILGPSREIRAFKKDVENEFCKI, encoded by the coding sequence ATGAAAAACGTCGCCGTATTCGGTTACAACCGGCTGTCGTTCGAGGCCATTAGCCGGCTGGACAAAGAGCTGTATCAAATCACCGTCATCGATCACGACCCGGCCAAAGCTACGCTTGCCCGTGAAAACGGCTTTGAAACCGCCAACATCGATTTCCGTAGCGATGACGATTTGAAGCTGATCGGCATCGGCGCGCATATCGATACACTATTTTGCTTTTTCGACACGGATTCGGAAAATGTATTTCTGACACTGTCGGCGCGGGCGCTGGATAAGCAGTTGAATATCGTCGCGATTGTCGATAGCCCTGAGTCGGCGGAAAAGCTGTTGGCGGCCGGCGCCAACAAGATTATCGACCCTTACGAAATCTGCGGGCGCAAGATTCACGACATGCTGAAGCGGCCGGATATCAACGATATTTTTGATCATACGGTGTTCGGCAGGCACGATTTGCACCTAGCCGAAGTGACGATTCCGGAAAACAGTTATCTGGAAAACACTCATGTCACAGAGTTACAGCTGAGTTCGCAGTACAATTTGATATTGATCGGTATCGTCAATAAGCAGGTTAGCGAACAACTACACTTTGTAGTTGAGGAATTCGACCGCCGCTTAAGCGTTGGCGATATCTTGGTTATTTTGGGTCCCTCGCGGGAAATTAGAGCATTCAAAAAAGACGTCGAAAATGAGTTTTGTAAAATTTAG
- a CDS encoding disulfide bond formation protein B: MSFVKFSPRIGFFLGFAACASLLGVGAYLQFVEELEPCPLCISQRLAILATGVIFLMAGLHNRGRKVYAVCSAVAALIGASVSARHVWLQHLPPEEVPECSPGLEYVFQHFPLADTIKLMLTGTGECAKIDWTLLGLSIPAWTLFAFLLLAGWAGLQFFNDGDAV, encoded by the coding sequence ATGAGTTTTGTAAAATTTAGTCCGCGTATTGGTTTTTTCCTGGGCTTTGCTGCCTGCGCTTCGCTGTTGGGGGTTGGCGCGTATTTACAGTTTGTCGAAGAGTTGGAGCCTTGCCCGCTCTGCATTTCGCAACGTTTGGCTATTTTGGCAACAGGCGTCATTTTTTTGATGGCCGGTTTGCACAATCGTGGCCGGAAAGTCTATGCGGTGTGCAGCGCGGTTGCGGCCTTGATCGGCGCCAGCGTCTCGGCCCGCCATGTCTGGTTGCAACATCTGCCGCCCGAAGAAGTGCCGGAATGCAGTCCGGGGCTGGAATACGTGTTTCAACATTTCCCGCTAGCCGACACCATCAAATTAATGCTGACAGGTACCGGCGAATGCGCGAAGATCGATTGGACTTTGCTGGGTCTGAGTATTCCTGCTTGGACCTTGTTCGCGTTTTTGTTGTTGGCGGGTTGGGCGGGCCTGCAATTTTTTAACGATGGCGATGCCGTCTAG
- a CDS encoding primosomal protein N', with protein MPNCDTSGNLILKVAVPVPLDRLFDYLPPDGVSVTALQVGIRVLVPFGKRQQVGVLLAVADHSSVRMDKLKPAIAILDTLPLLADTDIQLLRWASRYYHHPIGEVLAAAFPVALRQGRPALLQRQHCFGLSPQGRLVSPEQLRRAPKQQALLALLQTTGSAMTGAALSAYKPALKALLDKGLVTAQDPIPGSELALTKTALPANPEQQAAIAAVIANLGRFTVSLLEGVTGSGKTEVYMQIIAKVLAQGKQVLVLLPEISLTPQLEQRFLKRFAVNMVSTHSKLTDNQRLQAWLSMQQGLAAIMLGTRSALFTPMPRPGLIILDEEHDSSFKQQEGFRFSARDVAIARAKGLGIPVLLGSATPSLESMANVAQHRYQLLHLPNRAGNATAPSFQLLDIRNKKIQAGLSEPLLAEIHTTLAKKQQALIFLNRRGYAPVQICHGCGWVSRCRRCDANLVIHAADRLLRCHHCGSEQPLPKQCPACKTGELQALGLGTERIEQTLATLFPDKTIVRLDRDTTQRKGSLEQYLEQIHDGGVDIILGTQMLAKGHHFPGVTLVAILDIDSGLFSIDYHGSERLAQLIVQVAGRAGRADQPGKVILQTRHPQHPLLDTLLSSGYRAFAQSALQERRQAGLPPFGHQALLRVQAGKAEEPQQFLQAVCQKISELNPGKVQILGPVTAPMARRAGLFRYQLLLQSPQRKELHHLLDSLLPAIYVLKEAKKVRWSLDVDPVDLY; from the coding sequence ATGCCTAACTGTGACACTTCCGGCAATTTAATTTTGAAAGTTGCTGTGCCAGTTCCGCTGGACCGGTTATTCGATTATTTGCCGCCAGACGGCGTTAGTGTGACCGCATTGCAAGTCGGTATTAGAGTGTTGGTGCCTTTCGGTAAGCGTCAGCAAGTAGGGGTCTTGCTGGCTGTCGCGGACCATTCCAGCGTCCGGATGGATAAGCTCAAACCGGCTATCGCCATTCTGGATACCCTGCCGCTATTGGCTGACACCGACATCCAGTTATTACGCTGGGCCAGCCGATATTATCACCACCCAATTGGTGAAGTGCTGGCCGCAGCGTTTCCGGTGGCCTTACGCCAAGGCCGGCCGGCTTTGCTGCAACGGCAGCACTGCTTCGGCCTCAGCCCGCAAGGTCGGTTGGTTTCCCCGGAACAGCTTCGCCGCGCGCCCAAGCAACAAGCGCTATTAGCTTTATTGCAAACTACCGGTAGTGCGATGACAGGTGCCGCGCTCAGCGCCTATAAACCCGCGCTGAAAGCCTTGCTCGATAAGGGCTTAGTCACGGCGCAAGACCCAATTCCAGGCTCTGAATTAGCCTTGACCAAAACCGCGTTACCGGCCAATCCGGAGCAACAAGCAGCTATCGCTGCGGTCATCGCCAATCTGGGTCGCTTTACCGTATCTCTGCTAGAGGGCGTTACCGGTAGCGGTAAGACGGAAGTGTATATGCAGATCATCGCCAAGGTGTTGGCGCAGGGCAAACAAGTCTTGGTTTTGCTGCCGGAAATTAGTCTGACGCCGCAATTGGAGCAACGCTTTCTAAAGCGTTTTGCGGTGAACATGGTGTCCACGCATTCCAAACTAACCGATAACCAGCGGTTACAGGCCTGGCTGAGCATGCAACAAGGCCTGGCCGCCATCATGCTCGGCACGCGTTCCGCGCTGTTTACGCCGATGCCGCGCCCAGGCTTGATTATTCTCGACGAGGAACACGATAGTTCGTTCAAACAACAGGAAGGATTTCGCTTTTCCGCACGGGACGTCGCCATCGCCAGGGCCAAGGGCTTAGGCATCCCGGTATTGCTGGGCTCGGCAACGCCGTCGCTGGAGAGCATGGCGAACGTTGCCCAGCACCGCTACCAACTGCTGCATTTGCCCAATCGAGCCGGCAATGCCACAGCGCCGAGTTTTCAGCTACTGGATATTCGCAATAAAAAAATACAAGCCGGCCTGTCCGAACCACTACTGGCGGAAATCCACACCACCCTGGCCAAGAAACAACAAGCACTGATTTTTCTCAACCGGCGTGGCTATGCGCCGGTGCAGATTTGCCATGGTTGCGGCTGGGTCTCGCGTTGCCGACGCTGCGACGCCAATCTGGTGATTCATGCGGCCGACCGTTTGCTGCGCTGCCATCACTGCGGCAGCGAACAACCTTTGCCCAAGCAGTGCCCCGCCTGTAAAACCGGCGAATTACAGGCGCTGGGTTTGGGTACCGAACGTATCGAGCAAACCCTGGCAACCTTATTTCCGGACAAGACCATCGTGCGCCTGGACCGGGATACCACGCAGCGCAAGGGCTCGCTGGAGCAGTATCTGGAGCAGATTCACGATGGCGGGGTCGATATTATTCTCGGGACGCAAATGCTCGCCAAGGGCCACCATTTTCCGGGCGTGACGCTGGTGGCCATTCTGGATATAGACAGCGGTCTGTTCAGTATCGATTACCATGGCAGCGAAAGACTGGCGCAGTTGATTGTCCAGGTCGCGGGCCGAGCCGGCCGGGCGGATCAACCCGGTAAGGTGATATTGCAAACCCGGCATCCGCAACATCCTTTGCTGGATACCTTGCTAAGCTCGGGCTATCGCGCTTTCGCGCAAAGCGCGCTGCAAGAGCGGCGGCAGGCCGGCTTGCCGCCGTTCGGCCATCAGGCTTTGCTTAGGGTGCAAGCCGGTAAGGCCGAGGAGCCGCAGCAGTTTTTACAGGCCGTTTGCCAAAAAATCAGCGAACTAAATCCCGGCAAAGTGCAGATCTTGGGGCCGGTGACGGCGCCGATGGCCCGGCGTGCGGGCTTGTTTCGTTACCAGTTGCTATTGCAGAGTCCGCAGCGTAAAGAGCTGCATCATCTGCTGGATAGTTTGTTGCCGGCCATTTATGTCTTGAAGGAAGCCAAAAAGGTGCGCTGGTCGCTGGATGTCGATCCGGTGGATTTGTACTAG
- a CDS encoding DUF5765 domain-containing protein, producing the protein MCWSGEASGVLAAAGLTTAVYVAYKGESKELWIPLTYFALMELLQALTYVYINLCDNPNNQVLTLLGYLHIAFQPFFVNMVAMYFIPESVKLKIRTTVYTLCAISSLAMLIKMYPFAWAGDCVPGTEGFCGVQTCSVSGDWHIAWQMPLNGLMSQPVTWLLGFNWGLHAFSYILAAFYLPIMYGSWRFVAFHYLIGPWISDVTTNDPNEYCAVWCLFSIALCVSVIKTPIRKHLHVKKWPFYQREVGDSL; encoded by the coding sequence ATGTGTTGGAGTGGAGAAGCGTCAGGCGTGTTGGCTGCCGCAGGTTTAACAACCGCTGTTTACGTGGCTTACAAAGGCGAATCCAAGGAACTATGGATTCCCTTAACCTATTTTGCCTTGATGGAACTACTGCAGGCATTAACGTATGTGTACATCAATCTGTGTGATAACCCGAACAATCAGGTGTTGACGCTGCTCGGTTATTTACATATCGCATTCCAGCCGTTTTTCGTGAACATGGTGGCGATGTACTTCATTCCGGAAAGCGTCAAACTGAAGATCAGAACCACGGTTTATACTTTGTGTGCGATCAGTTCGCTGGCGATGTTGATCAAGATGTATCCGTTCGCCTGGGCTGGCGACTGCGTGCCGGGCACCGAGGGTTTCTGCGGTGTGCAAACCTGTTCGGTTTCCGGTGACTGGCATATCGCCTGGCAAATGCCTTTAAACGGTTTGATGTCGCAACCTGTGACTTGGCTGTTGGGTTTCAACTGGGGCTTGCATGCGTTTTCGTATATCTTGGCGGCGTTTTATCTGCCTATCATGTATGGTTCCTGGCGCTTCGTAGCTTTCCATTATTTAATCGGGCCCTGGATTTCCGACGTCACCACCAACGATCCGAACGAGTATTGCGCGGTATGGTGTCTTTTCTCGATCGCGCTGTGCGTATCGGTGATCAAAACCCCGATCAGAAAACATCTGCACGTGAAGAAATGGCCGTTCTATCAACGTGAAGTAGGCGACAGCTTGTAA
- a CDS encoding NAD(P)H-dependent oxidoreductase yields the protein MTISKQDILDAYQFRHACKEFDAERKIAGTDFDFILEVARLSPSSFGLEPWQFLVVQNQDLREKLRSVTWGGQKQLPTASHVVLTLVRKSHFMRYDSAYLQHIMRNVQQFPEDIIQLRSGLIEKFQRSDFDLLGSERTLTDWATRQTYLPLANMMTAAAMIGIDSCPIEGFERGEVERILAENADVNLEHWSAAYMVAFGYRKNPPARPKTRQERDAVVRWLD from the coding sequence ATGACCATTAGTAAGCAGGATATTCTCGACGCGTATCAATTTCGTCACGCCTGTAAGGAATTCGACGCCGAACGCAAAATCGCCGGCACGGATTTCGATTTTATTCTGGAAGTTGCCAGGCTCTCGCCCAGCTCCTTTGGGCTGGAGCCTTGGCAGTTTTTGGTCGTGCAAAACCAGGATTTACGGGAAAAACTCCGGTCTGTTACCTGGGGCGGACAAAAGCAGCTGCCTACTGCCAGCCATGTGGTGTTGACCTTGGTGCGGAAAAGCCATTTCATGCGCTACGACAGCGCCTATCTGCAACATATCATGCGCAACGTGCAGCAGTTTCCGGAAGACATCATCCAACTGCGTAGCGGTCTGATCGAGAAATTCCAACGTAGCGATTTTGACTTGCTGGGTTCCGAACGCACTTTGACCGACTGGGCGACCCGGCAAACTTATCTACCGTTGGCTAATATGATGACCGCGGCAGCGATGATAGGGATCGACTCTTGTCCGATAGAAGGTTTCGAGCGCGGGGAAGTGGAGCGGATCTTGGCGGAAAACGCCGACGTGAATTTAGAACACTGGTCCGCAGCTTATATGGTGGCGTTTGGATACCGGAAAAATCCGCCGGCGCGGCCGAAAACCCGGCAAGAACGCGATGCGGTGGTTCGCTGGCTAGATTAG
- a CDS encoding C40 family peptidase: MSTCLSYRCALLLLGQILAVAMLSQLTGCASKEKAPLTVLPAPEGGNRIAANDALQLRGAPYVYGGESPSQGFDCSGLVYYVYNRQGLRLPRDTQSLARQLPAVQPEQRQPGDLLFFTTERPFSHVGIYIGGEQFVHAPSSRTGQVMVSDLRQPYWRERFIGVRRPVARYSLSLNDSDNTSCRLN; the protein is encoded by the coding sequence ATGTCTACGTGTCTATCTTACCGCTGTGCTTTATTACTGCTGGGTCAGATATTGGCGGTTGCCATGCTGAGTCAGCTTACCGGCTGCGCCAGCAAAGAAAAAGCACCGCTAACCGTATTGCCTGCTCCCGAAGGCGGCAACCGGATCGCCGCCAACGACGCGTTACAATTGCGAGGTGCGCCGTATGTCTATGGGGGGGAGTCGCCTAGCCAAGGCTTCGATTGCAGCGGTTTGGTGTATTACGTCTATAACCGTCAGGGATTGCGGCTGCCGCGCGACACCCAATCGTTGGCCCGGCAACTGCCGGCAGTGCAGCCTGAGCAAAGGCAGCCGGGCGATCTGCTCTTTTTCACCACTGAGCGACCGTTTTCACATGTCGGGATTTACATCGGCGGCGAGCAATTCGTGCATGCGCCCAGTAGCCGGACCGGCCAGGTGATGGTCTCCGACCTCCGGCAGCCGTATTGGCGGGAGCGCTTTATTGGGGTGCGCCGTCCCGTGGCGCGCTATTCCCTGTCGCTGAACGACAGCGACAACACAAGCTGCCGTCTAAACTAA